The following proteins are co-located in the Phocoena phocoena chromosome 1, mPhoPho1.1, whole genome shotgun sequence genome:
- the LOC136133973 gene encoding olfactory receptor 11A1-like yields the protein MATFLCCFLLTAITMVLLSRLTFCEPNEIDHFFCDFTPLVHLSCMDTSLTENMAYATSSAVTLIPFPLITTSYSFILAAVLRIPSGTGWQKAFSTCSSHLTVIMVFYGTLIATFLMPSANSSQLLHKGFSLLYTILAPMFNPIIYSLRNRDIHEALKKCLSKKPGFLR from the coding sequence ATGGCCACATTTCTCTGCTGCTTCCTTCTCACAGCAATCACGATGGTCCTACTGTCTAGACTAACCTTCTGTGAACCCAATGAAATTGATCACTTCTTTTGTGACTTCACCCCTCTGGTCCATCTCTCCTGCATGGACACTTCACTGACCGAGAACATGGCCTATGCCACCTCTTCTGCAGTGACTCTGATCCCATTTCCTCTCATCACAACCTCCTACTCCTTCATTCTTGCTGCTGTCCTAAGAATTCCATCTGGCACAGGCTGGCAAAAGGCCTTCTCCACCTGCTCCTCTCACCTCACCGTGATCATGGTGTTCTATGGGACACTGATTGCCACATTCCTCATGCCCTCAGCCAACTCTTCCCAACTCTTGCACAAAGGATTTTCTCTACTTTATACCATCCTAGCACCCATGTTCAACCCCATCATCTATAGCCTGAGAAACAGAGACATCCATGAAGCCCTGAAGAAGTGTTTGAGTAAGAAGCCAGGTTTCCTTAGATga